The following are from one region of the Sorghum bicolor cultivar BTx623 chromosome 2, Sorghum_bicolor_NCBIv3, whole genome shotgun sequence genome:
- the LOC8063475 gene encoding uncharacterized protein LOC8063475 isoform X1, which yields MDWRMKRSKSVPKLKGSSSPTSPTDKGSKNCKLLAALRDAKIGHAYEPFPWEKKMRELLPVPEASCFLSLLLLPKAADGSNTRYNSLEDTLARADAWLLSSQASGVPVVFMNVQTEALLTKISGETAVSTVNMASLSDLAGMANASLYGFEDYHGVDIGVVRAVRLWYTPAAGEAALELRLRQGDTRLGFAISRTEEGFIYVSSVAEEGTPGVASARSGLLELHRAARRASKLLVLSRVGGEKVLPWMVSTAGNVKCFDTVSLSQKLSLHRHALRPITLHFLMWDRDLAAALPRDADVEKPPPSVLLLPSPLDVAADDLDGPGLASKDSRDSSFRFQNIDLPDSWL from the exons ATGGATTGGAGGATGAAGCGATCCAAGAGTGTTCCTAAGCTGAAGGGCTCGTCGTCTCCTACAAGTCCGACTGATAAAG GTTCTAAGAACTGCAAGTTGCTGGCTGCGCTGCGCGACGCCAAGATCGGGCACGCGTACGAGCCCTTCCCGTGGGAGAAGAAGATGAGGGAGCTGCTGCCAGTGCCGGAGGCGAGCTGCTTCCtctccctgctgctgctgcccaaGGCGGCGGACGGGTCCAACACGCGGTACAACTCACTGGAGGACACCCTGGCGCGCGCGGACGCGTGGCTGCTGTCGTCGCAGGCCTCCGGCGTGCCCGTCGTGTTCATGAACGTGCAGACGGAGGCGCTGCTGACCAAGATCTCCGGTGAGACGGCGGTGTCGACCGTGAACATGGCGTCGCTGTCGGACCTCGCCGGCATGGCGAATGCGAGCCTGTACGGCTTCGAGGACTACCACGGCGTGGACATCGGCGTGGTGCGGGCCGTGCGGCTGTGGTACACGCCGGCAGCGGGCGAGGCAGCGCTGGAGCTGCGCCTGCGCCAGGGCGACACGCGGCTGGGGTTCGCCATCAGCCGCACCGAGGAAGGGTTCATCTACGTCTCCTCGGTGGCGGAGGAGGGCACGCCGGGCGTGGCGTCGGCGCGGTCGGGGCTCCTGGAGCTGCACCGCGCGGCGCGCAGGGCGTCCAAGCTGCTGGTGCTGTCCCGCGTCGGCGGCGAGAAGGTGCTGCCCTGGATGGTGTCCACCGCCGGGAACGTCAAGTGCTTCGACACCGTGTCGCTGAGCCAGAAGCTGTCGCTGCACCGCCACGCGCTCCGCCCCATCACGCTGCACTTCCTCATGTGGGACCGTGACCTGGCCGCGGCACTGCCTAGGGATGCCGACGTCGAGAAGCCACCGCCGTCCGTCCTCCTGCTGCCGTCGCCGCTCGACGTGGCGGCAGACGACCTCGACGGGCCGGGGCTCGCCAGCAAGGACTCGAGGGACTCGTCGTTTAGGTTCCAGAACATCGACCTCCCGGACAGCTGGTTGTGA
- the LOC8063475 gene encoding uncharacterized protein LOC8063475 isoform X2, with protein sequence MPSDHPEPPSLAPLELQADPAPPPAKGGGKMHRLLRSAFKRGDSASASSGDEADQLSRSSSSAASSGRTPSGGRAGRRGGDGDRSSRESFELDGSKNCKLLAALRDAKIGHAYEPFPWEKKMRELLPVPEASCFLSLLLLPKAADGSNTRYNSLEDTLARADAWLLSSQASGVPVVFMNVQTEALLTKISGETAVSTVNMASLSDLAGMANASLYGFEDYHGVDIGVVRAVRLWYTPAAGEAALELRLRQGDTRLGFAISRTEEGFIYVSSVAEEGTPGVASARSGLLELHRAARRASKLLVLSRVGGEKVLPWMVSTAGNVKCFDTVSLSQKLSLHRHALRPITLHFLMWDRDLAAALPRDADVEKPPPSVLLLPSPLDVAADDLDGPGLASKDSRDSSFRFQNIDLPDSWL encoded by the exons ATGCCGAGCGACCATCCGGAGCCGCCGTCGCTGGCGCCGCTCGAGCTCCAAGCCgacccggcgccgccgccggccaagGGCGGGGGCAAGATGCACAGGCTGCTCAGGTCGGCCTTCAAGCGTGGGGACTCCGCCTCGGCGAGTAGCGGGGACGAGGCGGACCAGCTGAGCCGGTCGTCGTCTTCGGCGGCGAGCAGCGGCCGCACGCCGTCAGGGGGGCGCGCCGGCCGCcgtggcggcgacggcgaccggTCCAGTCGCGAGAGCTTCGAGCTCGACG GTTCTAAGAACTGCAAGTTGCTGGCTGCGCTGCGCGACGCCAAGATCGGGCACGCGTACGAGCCCTTCCCGTGGGAGAAGAAGATGAGGGAGCTGCTGCCAGTGCCGGAGGCGAGCTGCTTCCtctccctgctgctgctgcccaaGGCGGCGGACGGGTCCAACACGCGGTACAACTCACTGGAGGACACCCTGGCGCGCGCGGACGCGTGGCTGCTGTCGTCGCAGGCCTCCGGCGTGCCCGTCGTGTTCATGAACGTGCAGACGGAGGCGCTGCTGACCAAGATCTCCGGTGAGACGGCGGTGTCGACCGTGAACATGGCGTCGCTGTCGGACCTCGCCGGCATGGCGAATGCGAGCCTGTACGGCTTCGAGGACTACCACGGCGTGGACATCGGCGTGGTGCGGGCCGTGCGGCTGTGGTACACGCCGGCAGCGGGCGAGGCAGCGCTGGAGCTGCGCCTGCGCCAGGGCGACACGCGGCTGGGGTTCGCCATCAGCCGCACCGAGGAAGGGTTCATCTACGTCTCCTCGGTGGCGGAGGAGGGCACGCCGGGCGTGGCGTCGGCGCGGTCGGGGCTCCTGGAGCTGCACCGCGCGGCGCGCAGGGCGTCCAAGCTGCTGGTGCTGTCCCGCGTCGGCGGCGAGAAGGTGCTGCCCTGGATGGTGTCCACCGCCGGGAACGTCAAGTGCTTCGACACCGTGTCGCTGAGCCAGAAGCTGTCGCTGCACCGCCACGCGCTCCGCCCCATCACGCTGCACTTCCTCATGTGGGACCGTGACCTGGCCGCGGCACTGCCTAGGGATGCCGACGTCGAGAAGCCACCGCCGTCCGTCCTCCTGCTGCCGTCGCCGCTCGACGTGGCGGCAGACGACCTCGACGGGCCGGGGCTCGCCAGCAAGGACTCGAGGGACTCGTCGTTTAGGTTCCAGAACATCGACCTCCCGGACAGCTGGTTGTGA